A window of the Desulfobacula toluolica Tol2 genome harbors these coding sequences:
- a CDS encoding YitT family protein: MKLQNLTYLIPWNLFLITLGSIIFGIGLKAVVIPNQMITGGFSGAGILLFYYTNFLTPGTWYLILNIPVFILGWLFISRRFLLYSLYGTIVLTLVIDLIQIEFPIKDLVLAVLAGGTLTGAGSGIIFRSLGSAGGNDIISVILNQKYAVRIGTYNFVFNFVLFLFSFGKMDTNLILYSMAMSYISSQVIEYFMTLFNQRKMIFIVSNNPRQISHEIMNKLKRGVTFIKGEGAHSGLEKDIILTVVNTFQIKRIEEIAFAIDPDAFLITENTFNVLGKGFSKRKVY, translated from the coding sequence ATGAAATTACAAAACTTAACCTATTTGATCCCCTGGAATCTTTTTTTAATCACACTGGGAAGTATTATCTTTGGTATCGGACTCAAAGCCGTTGTGATTCCAAATCAAATGATTACCGGCGGATTTTCAGGTGCAGGAATTTTACTTTTTTATTACACCAATTTTTTAACACCCGGCACCTGGTATTTGATTTTAAATATCCCTGTATTTATTCTCGGATGGCTGTTTATCAGCAGGCGATTTTTATTGTACAGTCTCTACGGAACAATTGTACTGACCCTTGTCATTGATTTAATCCAGATTGAGTTTCCCATCAAGGATCTTGTGCTTGCCGTATTAGCGGGCGGAACGCTAACCGGCGCAGGTTCCGGCATTATCTTTCGCTCCCTTGGATCTGCCGGCGGCAACGATATTATCTCCGTTATTTTAAACCAGAAATATGCCGTCCGTATCGGGACATACAATTTTGTTTTTAATTTTGTTTTATTCCTTTTTTCCTTTGGTAAAATGGATACAAATCTGATTTTATACTCCATGGCCATGAGTTATATCTCCTCCCAGGTGATTGAATATTTCATGACCCTGTTTAACCAGAGAAAAATGATTTTTATTGTTTCAAACAATCCCAGACAAATCTCACATGAAATAATGAACAAACTCAAACGGGGAGTAACTTTTATAAAAGGAGAAGGAGCCCACTCAGGACTGGAAAAAGATATCATCCTGACGGTTGTCAATACGTTTCAGATCAAACGAATTGAAGAAATTGCCTTTGCAATTGATCCGGATGCGTTCTTGATTACGGAAAACACCTTTAATGTTCTTGGAAAAGGATTTTCCAAACGTAAGGTTTATTAA
- a CDS encoding PEP-CTERM sorting domain-containing protein translates to MKKFLLILLVTLLLPSILMAATEAEKRTAIDNGLAYLATTQNANGSFDGGGLDYLISQTGSALLAFLEEKDNWGTNAAAYQTVVDKGLSYLLENANVVGITPQTHGNPDGDGNGVGVKFYPGVINSRDTYVTGLVLPAIASSGTPDALVTTGPLAGRTDGTGAGGAWTYKDVVQNTIDYFSFGQTENAGTMDGGWRYYANYGNSDQSTTQWPVISSLYASKMGVSTPGFVGTELDKWINNIQYPDGGAGYYPTDYGTRYGEMNETGALLIEQAFRGLGVGNANVDAALAYINSGWLWSLGSGGSYDGNFGHPYAMWAIYKGLDLTIGRDDMTTITNLHGDPGDVDNPSHGWNWWEDYCESLVSSQAANGSWAGYSSWGTGLATPWFINILAGTTIPDGNGENIIPEPATMLLFGLGLLGIAGISRRKKN, encoded by the coding sequence ATGAAAAAATTTTTATTAATACTTTTAGTTACTTTGCTGCTGCCATCCATTTTAATGGCAGCAACAGAAGCTGAAAAAAGGACAGCTATCGACAATGGTTTAGCCTATCTCGCTACAACCCAAAACGCCAATGGTTCATTCGACGGTGGAGGATTAGACTATTTGATATCCCAGACCGGATCAGCTCTTCTTGCCTTTTTGGAGGAAAAAGACAACTGGGGCACAAATGCAGCCGCATATCAGACGGTAGTGGACAAAGGCCTGAGCTATCTTCTGGAAAATGCCAATGTGGTTGGTATCACTCCACAAACGCACGGTAATCCGGACGGTGACGGCAACGGAGTGGGTGTAAAGTTTTATCCGGGTGTAATTAATAGTCGTGACACCTATGTCACAGGGCTCGTGCTTCCGGCCATCGCCTCTTCCGGGACGCCGGATGCACTGGTAACAACAGGACCATTGGCCGGCAGGACCGACGGAACCGGTGCAGGCGGTGCATGGACATATAAAGACGTGGTACAGAACACCATTGACTACTTTTCCTTTGGTCAAACTGAAAACGCCGGCACTATGGATGGAGGATGGAGATACTATGCCAATTATGGCAACTCCGATCAATCCACCACCCAGTGGCCGGTTATATCATCTCTATACGCCTCCAAGATGGGCGTCTCCACCCCCGGCTTCGTGGGAACCGAACTGGACAAATGGATCAACAATATCCAGTATCCTGATGGAGGAGCTGGATATTATCCTACCGATTACGGCACCCGCTATGGCGAGATGAACGAGACCGGCGCACTGCTCATCGAACAGGCTTTCCGGGGTTTGGGTGTTGGCAATGCAAATGTTGATGCAGCGTTAGCTTACATCAACAGTGGTTGGCTATGGTCATTAGGCTCAGGCGGCAGCTATGACGGGAATTTTGGACATCCATATGCCATGTGGGCCATTTACAAAGGCCTTGATTTGACCATCGGCCGTGATGACATGACCACCATCACCAATCTCCATGGCGATCCAGGCGATGTGGACAACCCGTCCCACGGGTGGAACTGGTGGGAAGATTATTGCGAAAGCCTTGTTAGCAGCCAAGCCGCTAATGGTAGTTGGGCAGGCTATTCCTCTTGGGGGACGGGTCTGGCGACCCCTTGGTTCATCAATATCCTTGCAGGCACTACAATTCCAGATGGCAATGGGGAAAATATAATCCCAGAACCTGCAACCATGCTCCTTTTTGGACTTGGACTGCTGGGAATAGCCGGAATTTCAAGAAGAAAAAAGAACTAA
- a CDS encoding tetratricopeptide repeat protein, translating into MFLIRKKTFFILIVLIFYSVPCSGVQIVNDSIVQPDSFSTDDFSTLEPHIDSNTLAITIAVERLRQGRLKQAFEYAQATLSQNPENISGHGIAGVVLALKGQKEQARKKLKFFKNHKQEIFFPELINAIINAQEGNLKKAEKHLAASLKKQPEHPVALYYKGSLFLTKKQYKSAITIFEKVIRFQPEFVPALEGLGRAFLMLKDVEQAIVYYEKAVTLEPENLLYRRQLLTIYQKTDKKELANKQIREMLYYTPGVKQGYLKKGRQLLVMGAYEETATLMDKILNIYKDVPLAFYIKAAAHSNLNQTEKAVNNINNFLDAQQNSAMTHHYAGMCYMVLKQYKKAEDQFIKAISINPNMGKSFVPMIIIEQLNGNFIRALEGLSLAEKGGEPANLIDFLSAHIFLQRKNDPAFFQKMETGVKLIPGLRQSNTLSLPNNKNRDFFAENRNLMVLFFYNGWYGKTLKTSQALLEKNPQDRFALYYKALCETAQNTNMDGISSFNALLKLEKNLYSAHMGLGQLYLKTFDLKNAENAFKKVIDINPSYGPAYAALGDTFQMDDNNEKAIENYQKAIEINPQILSVYPKLIILLSEKKETISQAARYSEKLKTFSPKDPYSIDAIGWISLNLKKTKKGFELIQKAHKLLPNDPIILYHLGIAYYQSKNLKAAEKYLQASIERSNNFPGYNLAMNVLKKIKSD; encoded by the coding sequence ATGTTTCTGATAAGAAAAAAAACTTTTTTCATCTTAATTGTATTAATCTTTTATTCAGTTCCATGTTCGGGTGTCCAAATAGTTAATGACAGCATTGTTCAACCTGATTCATTCTCAACAGATGATTTTTCAACCCTGGAACCACATATTGATTCCAACACCCTTGCCATTACGATTGCCGTTGAACGGCTTAGGCAGGGACGGCTTAAACAAGCATTTGAGTATGCCCAAGCCACCCTTTCCCAAAACCCTGAAAACATTTCCGGTCATGGAATTGCCGGGGTTGTTCTTGCACTTAAAGGGCAGAAGGAACAGGCCCGAAAAAAATTAAAGTTTTTTAAAAATCATAAGCAGGAAATCTTTTTTCCTGAATTGATCAACGCCATTATAAATGCCCAGGAAGGGAATCTTAAAAAAGCAGAAAAACACCTGGCAGCCAGTTTGAAAAAGCAGCCTGAGCATCCGGTTGCCTTATATTACAAGGGCAGCCTGTTTCTTACAAAAAAACAGTATAAATCCGCTATCACAATATTTGAAAAGGTTATCCGATTTCAGCCTGAATTTGTTCCTGCCCTGGAAGGACTTGGCAGGGCTTTTCTGATGCTAAAAGACGTTGAACAGGCAATAGTATATTATGAAAAAGCTGTTACGCTTGAGCCTGAAAATTTGCTCTATCGAAGGCAGCTTCTAACCATTTATCAGAAAACCGACAAAAAAGAGCTTGCCAACAAACAGATCAGGGAGATGCTCTATTACACGCCCGGTGTCAAGCAGGGATATCTTAAAAAAGGCAGACAGCTTTTGGTTATGGGTGCTTATGAAGAGACTGCAACCCTTATGGATAAAATTTTAAATATTTACAAAGATGTCCCGCTTGCCTTTTACATAAAGGCTGCTGCTCACAGCAACTTGAACCAAACCGAGAAAGCGGTTAACAACATTAACAACTTCCTTGACGCCCAACAAAACTCAGCCATGACACACCATTATGCAGGCATGTGTTACATGGTACTCAAACAGTACAAAAAAGCCGAAGACCAATTTATAAAAGCGATATCTATAAATCCTAATATGGGAAAAAGCTTTGTGCCCATGATAATTATTGAGCAGCTTAACGGCAATTTCATAAGGGCTTTAGAAGGATTAAGCCTGGCAGAAAAAGGCGGAGAACCCGCTAATCTTATTGATTTTCTTTCTGCCCATATTTTTTTACAGCGAAAAAACGATCCAGCCTTTTTCCAGAAAATGGAAACCGGGGTCAAACTGATCCCAGGGCTGAGACAGAGCAACACTCTATCACTGCCGAATAATAAAAATAGAGATTTTTTTGCAGAAAATCGAAACTTGATGGTACTTTTTTTCTATAACGGCTGGTATGGTAAAACATTAAAAACAAGTCAGGCCCTGCTTGAAAAAAATCCACAGGATCGATTTGCCCTTTATTACAAGGCCTTATGCGAAACTGCACAAAATACAAACATGGATGGTATCAGTTCATTTAATGCATTGCTTAAATTGGAAAAAAACCTATATTCAGCGCATATGGGGCTTGGGCAACTTTATTTAAAAACATTTGACCTGAAAAATGCTGAGAATGCCTTTAAAAAAGTTATTGATATCAATCCATCCTATGGCCCTGCTTATGCTGCTCTGGGAGATACTTTCCAAATGGATGACAACAATGAAAAAGCCATAGAAAATTATCAAAAAGCCATAGAAATAAATCCACAAATCTTGAGTGTCTATCCAAAGCTAATCATCCTCTTGTCAGAAAAAAAAGAAACTATATCTCAAGCAGCACGATATTCTGAAAAACTTAAAACATTTTCTCCAAAAGATCCGTATTCAATAGATGCAATCGGTTGGATCAGCCTGAATCTTAAAAAAACAAAAAAAGGATTTGAACTGATTCAAAAAGCCCACAAGTTATTGCCTAATGATCCAATAATCCTTTATCATCTTGGGATTGCATATTATCAGTCAAAAAATTTAAAGGCCGCTGAAAAATATTTACAAGCTTCAATTGAACGTTCAAATAACTTTCCAGGATACAATCTTGCCATGAACGTTCTGAAAAAAATAAAGTCAGATTAA
- a CDS encoding ABC transporter permease, whose protein sequence is MISLNPVTIKKIKRFRSIKRGFWSFVILLVMMFISFFAEVFINSKALLVYYDGRFYFPTYTQMIPGSEFDLGYEYETNYRDLKKKCQAQASSDFVILPPVPYNPYENDLKQNSYPPFAPSFKERHFFGTDNVGRDILARLVYGFRTAIVFSVVLLIMNYTIGITIGCSMGYFGGKFDLIFQRIIEIWNNIPFLYVIIIIASVVIPSFMILVLIMAFFGWIGITWVMRTITYKEKEKEYILAVRSLGASHARIIFKHIIPNTISVIVTYAPFAISGGIVSLTSLDYLGFGLPAPTPSWGELLSQGWQNMDAWWIVSSVVAALVVTLMTVTFIGEGIREAFDPKLHTFYE, encoded by the coding sequence ATGATATCCTTGAATCCTGTTACCATCAAAAAGATCAAGCGGTTTCGATCCATTAAAAGGGGATTCTGGTCATTTGTTATTCTTCTGGTCATGATGTTCATCTCTTTTTTTGCCGAGGTGTTTATCAACTCAAAGGCGTTGCTGGTATATTATGACGGCAGATTTTATTTTCCAACCTATACACAAATGATCCCTGGGTCTGAATTTGATTTGGGATATGAGTATGAAACCAATTACCGGGATCTTAAAAAAAAGTGTCAAGCTCAGGCATCATCTGATTTTGTGATCCTGCCCCCGGTTCCCTATAACCCGTATGAGAATGATCTTAAGCAAAACTCTTATCCGCCGTTTGCCCCCTCATTTAAGGAACGGCATTTTTTTGGGACCGACAATGTGGGCAGGGATATCCTGGCACGGCTGGTATACGGATTTCGGACGGCCATTGTTTTTTCTGTTGTTCTTTTGATCATGAACTATACAATCGGCATTACCATTGGCTGTTCCATGGGGTATTTCGGTGGTAAATTTGATTTGATTTTTCAGCGGATAATTGAAATCTGGAATAATATTCCGTTTTTATATGTGATCATCATCATTGCTTCGGTTGTGATCCCCAGTTTTATGATATTGGTTTTGATCATGGCCTTTTTCGGGTGGATCGGCATTACCTGGGTCATGAGAACCATTACATATAAAGAAAAAGAAAAAGAATATATCCTGGCTGTCCGTTCCCTTGGAGCATCCCACGCCAGAATCATATTCAAGCATATCATCCCCAATACCATATCCGTTATAGTGACCTATGCGCCTTTTGCCATTTCAGGGGGGATCGTCTCTTTAACATCCCTGGATTACCTGGGATTCGGCCTGCCGGCTCCTACACCTTCCTGGGGGGAATTGCTTTCACAGGGCTGGCAGAACATGGATGCCTGGTGGATTGTCTCTTCTGTGGTGGCTGCCCTTGTGGTCACCCTGATGACCGTCACCTTTATCGGTGAAGGCATAAGAGAGGCCTTTGACCCGAAACTGCACACCTTTTATGAATAG
- a CDS encoding ABC transporter permease subunit, translated as MTAYFIRRLLLVIPTFIGITIMVFTITRFVPGGPIERIISDARAMQTGQGGSSTTSGPDNGQPLSEEQIQKLKEYYGFDKPVLTSYFIWLAKVLRADLGQSTRYYDPVWDMIKERIPISLYFGILSLIMIYGVCIPLGMAKAVRHKTGFDNITSIIIFMGYAIPGWVAGVLMLVLFASNYDVFPLGGLVSELFEEMSPIEKMMDIAWHTILPLFSYVIGSFTVMTLLMKNTLMDSLSSDYVRTAIAKGLSFKKAVLNHALQNSLIPIATSFGNNISIILMGSFLIEKVFNINGMGLLGYESILDRDYPVVMGILVISSVLFMIGNILSDICVAFVDPRVRFK; from the coding sequence ATGACCGCATATTTTATAAGGCGATTGTTGCTGGTGATACCGACTTTTATCGGTATCACCATCATGGTTTTTACCATCACCCGTTTTGTGCCCGGCGGTCCCATTGAACGGATCATTTCCGATGCAAGGGCCATGCAGACGGGCCAGGGCGGATCATCTACAACATCCGGCCCGGACAATGGACAGCCTCTTTCCGAAGAACAGATTCAAAAGTTAAAAGAGTATTACGGGTTTGATAAACCCGTTTTAACCAGTTATTTTATCTGGCTTGCAAAGGTGTTAAGAGCGGATCTTGGGCAATCCACACGATATTATGACCCGGTCTGGGACATGATCAAAGAACGCATTCCCATCTCCCTTTATTTTGGTATTTTAAGTTTGATCATGATTTACGGGGTCTGCATCCCACTTGGCATGGCAAAGGCCGTCCGCCATAAAACCGGTTTTGATAACATCACGTCCATCATTATTTTCATGGGGTATGCAATTCCCGGCTGGGTGGCAGGCGTACTTATGCTGGTTCTGTTTGCATCCAATTATGATGTCTTCCCTTTGGGCGGGCTTGTGTCCGAACTGTTTGAGGAGATGAGTCCAATTGAAAAAATGATGGATATTGCCTGGCATACCATTCTTCCGCTTTTTTCCTATGTTATCGGTTCTTTTACCGTGATGACGCTGTTGATGAAAAACACCCTGATGGACTCTTTGTCTTCCGATTATGTCAGGACCGCCATAGCCAAGGGACTTTCTTTTAAAAAAGCCGTACTCAACCATGCCCTGCAAAACAGCCTGATCCCCATAGCCACAAGCTTTGGAAACAATATCTCCATTATTTTAATGGGATCATTTTTAATTGAAAAAGTTTTTAATATCAATGGGATGGGGCTTTTAGGATATGAATCCATTCTTGACCGGGATTATCCTGTGGTCATGGGAATTCTTGTGATCTCTTCTGTCTTGTTCATGATCGGCAATATTTTATCCGATATTTGTGTTGCCTTTGTTGATCCCAGGGTGAGGTTTAAATGA
- the alaS gene encoding alanine--tRNA ligase encodes MTGNDARKIFIDYFKKHNHQYVRSSSLVPQDDPTLLFVNAGMVQFKRVFTGDEKREYSTAVTAQKCVRAGGKHNDLENVGYTARHHTFFEMLGNFSFGDYFKEKAIDFGWDLLTNGYGFDKEKLWVSVFHEDDEAYGIWRDQVGVPEERIVRLGEADNFWSMGDTGPCGPCSEIHIDRGEAFGCGAKECAVGCDCDRWLELWNLVFMQFERDEQGNMTPLPKPSIDTGLGLERVISVLQGVPTNYDTDLFVPIMEKVGELSNKKRHESDQVEVAMKVIADHSRATAFLISDGVLPSNEGRGYVLRRIMRRAIRYGRSIGLVKPFMHETVQTVFKIMDQAYPELKESSAFILNVVKNEEEKFLETLDTGMKLLEATLEDIKSGDIKSGDIKSNNHSTISGEVIFKLYDTFGFPVDIIEDHVKDMQINLDMDGFDRAMAEQKARSRSTKKFTGVGDAYKALTSQGVKTDFQGYDKIVGTSEVLILVKDDKEIEAATPGDSIEIVTASTVFYAESGGQAGDAGIFENENCVIRITDTVKDPSGLFIHKGMVKKGSAKKGDLFSLTVDAVKRQNTAANHTATHILHSALRKVLGEHVKQSGSLVTDTRLRFDFTHFSSISTQDLLAIENEVNQRIRENCPVQTKEMNMDDAVKEGATALFEEKYGDVVRVVSQGDFSRELCGGTHTKQSGDIGLFKILSEGGIASGVRRIEAATGQTALDYIHKEQGLIESAAGLLKGAKEDLVSKVEALVKDKKNLEKELESLKAKMASKSVENMDDAIREINGVKVISKRVEIENPSQLRDLADKFKNKIGSGVILLGAQSNGKALLISVVTNDLTKKFKAGDIVKTAAKIVGGGGGGRPDMAQAGGTKPENLDKALESVYQTMS; translated from the coding sequence ATGACAGGCAATGATGCCAGAAAGATTTTTATAGACTATTTTAAAAAACACAATCATCAATATGTAAGGTCTTCCTCCCTTGTACCACAGGATGATCCCACCCTTTTATTTGTGAATGCAGGAATGGTTCAGTTCAAACGAGTGTTCACAGGAGATGAAAAAAGGGAATATTCAACTGCGGTAACTGCCCAGAAATGTGTCAGGGCCGGTGGTAAGCATAATGATCTTGAAAACGTCGGTTATACGGCAAGGCATCATACCTTTTTTGAAATGCTGGGTAATTTTTCCTTTGGTGATTATTTCAAGGAAAAAGCCATTGATTTCGGCTGGGACCTGCTCACCAACGGGTATGGATTTGACAAAGAAAAATTATGGGTTTCCGTGTTTCATGAAGATGATGAGGCATATGGCATCTGGCGGGACCAGGTGGGCGTACCGGAAGAAAGAATCGTAAGGCTTGGGGAAGCGGATAATTTCTGGAGCATGGGAGATACCGGGCCTTGCGGGCCTTGCAGTGAAATTCATATTGACAGGGGAGAGGCATTCGGGTGTGGTGCTAAAGAGTGTGCCGTGGGGTGTGACTGTGACCGATGGCTTGAGTTGTGGAACCTTGTCTTCATGCAGTTTGAACGAGATGAACAGGGCAATATGACCCCATTGCCCAAACCAAGTATTGATACTGGCCTGGGACTGGAACGGGTAATTTCCGTTCTTCAGGGAGTTCCAACAAATTATGACACTGATTTGTTTGTTCCCATCATGGAAAAAGTCGGGGAACTTTCCAATAAAAAAAGGCATGAATCAGACCAGGTTGAAGTGGCCATGAAAGTTATTGCCGATCATTCCCGGGCCACCGCGTTTTTGATCAGTGACGGGGTGCTGCCCTCCAATGAAGGCCGGGGATATGTGCTGCGCCGAATCATGAGGCGGGCCATCCGGTACGGAAGGAGTATCGGGCTTGTCAAGCCTTTCATGCACGAGACCGTACAGACGGTTTTTAAAATTATGGACCAGGCCTATCCAGAACTGAAAGAGTCTTCTGCATTTATCTTGAACGTGGTGAAAAATGAAGAAGAAAAATTTCTTGAAACCCTTGATACCGGCATGAAATTGCTGGAAGCCACTCTGGAAGATATTAAATCGGGTGATATTAAATCAGGCGATATAAAATCAAACAATCATTCCACCATCTCCGGGGAAGTGATTTTTAAACTTTATGATACCTTTGGATTTCCCGTTGATATTATTGAAGATCATGTCAAGGATATGCAGATCAATCTTGATATGGATGGGTTTGACCGGGCAATGGCAGAACAAAAGGCAAGATCCAGGTCCACTAAAAAGTTCACAGGGGTTGGCGATGCCTATAAAGCTTTGACATCACAAGGAGTGAAAACCGATTTTCAAGGTTATGACAAGATTGTTGGAACATCCGAAGTTCTTATCCTTGTAAAAGACGATAAAGAGATTGAGGCGGCAACGCCGGGTGATTCCATAGAAATTGTAACCGCTTCCACTGTTTTTTATGCGGAATCAGGCGGACAGGCAGGTGATGCCGGAATATTTGAAAATGAAAATTGTGTCATCAGGATTACGGATACGGTCAAAGATCCCAGCGGGCTTTTTATCCACAAAGGGATGGTCAAAAAAGGTTCGGCAAAAAAAGGGGATCTATTCAGCCTTACCGTGGACGCCGTGAAAAGACAGAACACGGCTGCGAATCATACAGCAACCCATATCCTTCATTCCGCCTTGAGAAAGGTTCTGGGAGAACATGTCAAACAATCGGGTTCACTTGTAACAGATACCCGGTTAAGATTTGATTTTACCCATTTTTCATCTATTTCCACACAAGACCTTTTGGCCATTGAAAATGAGGTCAATCAAAGGATTCGTGAAAATTGTCCCGTTCAAACCAAAGAGATGAACATGGATGATGCGGTTAAAGAAGGTGCCACTGCATTGTTTGAAGAAAAATACGGAGATGTTGTACGGGTAGTGTCTCAGGGGGATTTTTCCCGGGAGCTTTGCGGGGGAACCCATACAAAACAATCCGGTGATATCGGGCTGTTTAAAATTTTGTCCGAAGGCGGAATCGCATCTGGTGTAAGAAGAATCGAGGCTGCAACAGGTCAGACAGCGCTGGATTATATTCATAAAGAGCAAGGCCTTATTGAATCTGCAGCCGGTCTGTTAAAAGGTGCTAAAGAGGATTTGGTTTCAAAGGTTGAGGCTCTGGTCAAGGATAAGAAAAACCTTGAAAAAGAACTGGAATCCTTGAAAGCAAAAATGGCATCAAAGTCTGTTGAAAATATGGATGATGCCATCCGGGAAATCAACGGGGTCAAAGTGATTTCAAAGCGGGTGGAGATTGAAAATCCTTCCCAGTTAAGGGACCTGGCAGATAAATTCAAGAACAAAATCGGCTCCGGGGTAATCCTTCTGGGTGCCCAATCCAATGGAAAAGCCTTGTTGATAAGTGTTGTCACAAACGATTTGACAAAAAAGTTCAAAGCCGGTGATATTGTAAAAACAGCTGCAAAAATAGTCGGTGGCGGAGGCGGGGGCAGGCCAGATATGGCCCAGGCCGGTGGCACAAAACCTGAAAACCTGGACAAGGCACTGGAATCGGTTTATCAAACAATGTCATGA
- the recA gene encoding recombinase RecA: MGINSEKDKAIKTAMSQIERQFGKGSIMKLGGRAIEAVPVIRTGSLALDKALGVGGYPRGRVIEIYGPESSGKTTLALHAVAQAQKCGGIAAFIDAEHALDVAYAKRLGVDCDELLISQPDTGEQALEIADMLVRSGGVDIMVVDSVAALVPRSEIEGDMGDSHMGLQARLMSQALRKLTGTIGKTNTTLIFINQIRMKIGVVYGNPETTTGGNALKFYASMRLEIRRAAPIKDGQEIIGNRTKVKVVKNKLAPPFKDIEFDLMYGEGISRTGDLLDMGVQLEIVDKSGSWYSFEGERIGQGRENVKLFLIDNPDIFEKIEQKVREKLGLSEPAVKENQDKEVKA, encoded by the coding sequence ATGGGAATAAATTCGGAAAAGGATAAAGCCATAAAAACGGCAATGAGCCAGATTGAACGTCAGTTTGGCAAAGGATCTATCATGAAACTGGGCGGTCGGGCCATTGAAGCCGTTCCGGTCATACGAACAGGCTCCCTGGCTCTGGATAAAGCCCTTGGGGTCGGCGGATATCCCAGGGGCAGGGTGATTGAAATTTACGGTCCTGAATCATCCGGAAAGACTACCCTGGCTCTTCATGCTGTTGCCCAGGCACAAAAGTGCGGCGGGATTGCCGCCTTTATAGATGCCGAACATGCCCTGGATGTGGCATATGCCAAACGGCTGGGGGTGGATTGCGACGAACTGCTGATATCCCAGCCCGATACAGGGGAACAGGCTCTTGAAATAGCTGATATGCTGGTCAGAAGCGGCGGGGTTGATATCATGGTCGTGGACTCTGTAGCCGCGCTTGTTCCCCGGTCTGAAATTGAAGGGGATATGGGAGATTCTCATATGGGACTGCAGGCAAGGCTGATGTCCCAGGCCTTGCGAAAGCTTACCGGGACCATCGGTAAAACCAATACTACCCTTATATTTATCAACCAGATCAGGATGAAAATCGGTGTGGTCTATGGCAATCCCGAAACCACAACCGGTGGGAACGCCTTGAAGTTTTATGCATCCATGCGCCTTGAAATCAGAAGGGCGGCTCCGATTAAAGACGGCCAGGAAATCATTGGGAACCGAACCAAAGTTAAAGTCGTGAAAAACAAACTGGCGCCTCCTTTTAAAGATATTGAGTTTGATCTCATGTATGGCGAGGGCATTTCAAGAACCGGGGACCTGCTGGATATGGGGGTTCAACTTGAAATTGTGGACAAGAGCGGATCATGGTATTCGTTTGAAGGCGAACGAATCGGCCAGGGAAGAGAGAATGTAAAACTTTTTTTGATCGATAACCCGGATATATTTGAAAAAATTGAGCAAAAGGTTCGTGAGAAGCTTGGGCTTTCAGAGCCTGCCGTAAAAGAAAACCAGGACAAAGAAGTCAAAGCGTAA
- a CDS encoding phosphatidylglycerophosphatase A family protein, translating into MILNNKIIMFFATGFFTGKIPFAPGTFGTLAAVPFALVFLIISPSFYGFYIVSVILGAIYVADQAEKILGKKDPGCIVIDEIAGYVVTLSIVPSHISVSTLAAGFFIFRFFDIVKFGPVKYFENNFSGGAGVVLDDIMAGVFSAIVLRILYLSGIF; encoded by the coding sequence ATGATTTTAAATAATAAAATAATAATGTTTTTTGCCACAGGATTTTTTACCGGTAAAATCCCTTTTGCACCAGGTACATTCGGCACTCTTGCGGCGGTTCCTTTTGCTCTGGTTTTTTTAATCATTTCACCATCATTTTATGGTTTTTATATCGTGAGTGTTATCCTTGGTGCCATTTATGTTGCGGATCAGGCTGAAAAAATACTGGGAAAGAAAGATCCTGGCTGTATTGTTATTGATGAGATTGCAGGGTATGTAGTGACCTTGTCAATAGTTCCGTCTCATATTTCTGTTTCTACGCTTGCAGCCGGTTTTTTTATATTCCGTTTTTTTGATATTGTGAAATTCGGACCTGTTAAATATTTTGAAAATAATTTTTCAGGGGGAGCAGGAGTGGTGTTGGACGATATTATGGCAGGTGTTTTTTCTGCAATTGTTTTAAGAATTCTATATTTATCGGGTATATTTTAG